Part of the Deinococcus detaillensis genome is shown below.
TGAATCTCGGCGCGGGCGGCGCTCAGGGGCAGGCTGACCGTCTGGGTGCTCGGCCCAGCGGGCAAGGCGGGGCGAATAAAGTACCAGCCGCCGATGACGACCAGCACCAGGCTCACCAGCACTAGCCCCAGCGTTCGTCCCCAGGCGTAGGGGCGGGTCAGCAGCGCCACGCCAATGCCGATCATCACCAGGGGCGTGCCGAAGCTCTCCAGGCCAATCACGTCGAAGAGGGCCAGCAGGCCAATCACGATCAGGACATACGCCCAGCGGCTGACTTTGGGTTGAGGCTTGGGGGTCGTGGGTGGGTTGTTCATCCGGGTGGGGGTGCGCTCGGCTGTACTCATGATCCTTCCTCCTGTGGCGTGAGCTGATCGGCGAGTTTCGTAAAGTCAACGACCAAACGGGGCTCAGAGCTTCTTCGACAATTCAGAGACGCTCTCAGCGTCAGATTTGTGCAACTTCCGCTTGCGTTTGGCTGCGTTGTCTGAACCGATAGCAACAGCAACAGCAACGGCCATTACAAGAAATACAGCTATAGTTGTACTCATATTTTCTCCCTACCCTACAAGTTTGCTGATTTGGTAGTAGAGTGCTGCGTGAACACTGTGAAGCGCGAGAAAAAGAATCGCCGGAACGAGAAAATAAGCTGGCCGATAAACCCTCCCCAAATCAACAACGAATTTGTCGCCCATCATTCCTAATCCAATCATCCAGAACACGTTCAAGAAGGCTGAGCCCATAAAGCCGATGAAGCTGATACTCCATATACTCTTGGGGAAAAAGTTCTGCGTCCCATACGAGAGAAAGTACAGACCTACTCCCAGGAGATATAACGCCAACCCCCACTGTTGACGCCTATTTGATAGGCTGATCAAAAAGGATAGCGGGATCGCGAATGTCAGAATCCGTAATACATTTTCTCCAATCAACAACGGACGTGGAATTCCCTCATTGAACTCGGCTGCTGTCAACGCATTCGGCAGGATATTCATAAGACCCAGACTGAAGAGCAGGGGCGGAAGCGTGGGCCAGATGCCACTGCTCCGAATGTTGGCCATTGTTGTATTCACAGGTCTGACGATCCTTTGCGGTCCGGGCCGCCAAAACCGGGTGCTCTCTGCCACAGACTGCGAGCGGCCTTTAGAATCTCGATCCAGCCCACGCCGATCAGGGCCGCCAGAGCGCACCAGCCCAGCCACGCCAGCGGCATGGGCGCGAAGCCGAAGAGTTGCCGGGCCGGGCCGAACAGTAATGTGGTCAGCAGCATGGCCAGCGTCAAGCCAAGCAGCAGCCACAGCACCCTATTCGGGACTAGCAACGTCTTGAACACCGGCAGCGTAAACGAGCGGTTGACCAGCACCAGAAAAATGTTGCTCAGAATCAGCGTGGTGAACACCAGCGTCCGAACCAGTGGGACTGCCTCGCCCTGAGTCATGGCGGCCCAGTACACACCCAGCACCGCCGCCGTGATCCCCAGTCCCTGCAAAACGCTGCGGCCCAGCGCACGTCCAGCCAGAAAGCTTTCGGTGGGTCTGCGGGGTGGCCGCTGCATCTGCCCAGCCTCGGCGGGTTCATTCTCAAAGGCAATGGAACAGGTTGGCCCCATCACCAGTTCCAGCACGATGATATGGATGGGACTCAGGAGATTTTCCAGCCGCCAGCCCAGCAGCAGCGGCAAAGCAACCGTCAGGATGATCGGGATGTGGATAGAGACGATGTAAGCTACCGCTTTCTGGAGGTTCTGATAGATGCGGCGGCCCTGCGCCACGGCGTCCACCATGGAACCCAGATCGTCATTGACCAGCACCAGCGAAGCGGCCTGACGGGCGACCTCGCTGCCGCGCTGCCCCATCGCCACGCCGATATCTGCCGCCTTGAGTGCTGGGCCGTCGTTCACGCCGTCGCCGGTCATGGCCACCACTTCACCGCCCGCCTTGAGCGCCTGCACCACCCGCAGCTTGGCTTCCGGGAACATCCGGGCAAAGATGGTCATCTGGCTGGCCAGTGGGATCAGTGCAATCTGATCCAACGCCATCACCTGCTGCCCAGTCACCACCTGGTCTGCGCTGGGCAGGCCCACCTGACGGGCGATCGCCTGGGCCGTTTCCGGTGAGTCTCCGGTGATCATCTTGACCTTAATTCCAGCTTCCACGAGCGCCCGAATGACTGCGCCCGCATTGGCTTTGGGCGGGTTCTCCAGCGCTACCAGGCCCAAGAACACCCAGGCGAAGTCGTCTTGCTGGGCGGGAAATTCGGCGGAGGTCGGGGTAGCCTGCGCCACGCCCAGTACCCGGTAGCCCTGCGCGGCGAGTTGGTGCGCCACGCTGCGAATCTGATCTGCCGCTTGTGCATCCTGATAACAGACCGCCAGCACATGCTCGACGGCTCCCTTCGCGGCCACAATCTGTTGGCCCCCGACCTCGCGGATGTGCGTCATCATCGGCGGCGTTCCGGCCAGCGGGTACTCGTGAATCATCGGAGCTGCTTGAGCGGCGCTTGCCGGATCGGCAGTAGTGAAGGCCGCCACGATGGCTTTTTCCATGGCGTCAAACGGCTCGGTTTCACTGGCCCAGCGGGCGTAAGTCAGCACCTTCAGCGCCGTTTCTGACAACGGGCCGGGAAACGGCAGCGTCGTCCCAGTCTGGTGGGCATACACCTGACGCAGCGCCATTCCTTGCTGCGTCAGGGTGCCGGTTTTGTCGGCACAGATGACGGTGGCCGAACCCAGGCTCTCAACAGTCTGCGGCTGTTTGGTCAGCACACCCATACGGCTCAGTCGGGCCGCGCCCAGCGCCATAAAGGAGCTGAAGGCGACTGGAATTTCCTCGGGCAGCACCGACATCGCCAGCGTCAGCCCAAACAGCAGCGCCGTCACCCAGTCGCCAGAGCGGGCATAATTGATGCCCCAAACCAGCAAAAAGGCCACCACGCCGATGTAAGCCATACGGAGAACGAAAGTGTTGATCTGACGCTGAAGCGGGGTTTTTTCGGTCTGAAGGCTCTCCAGACTACGCCCGATCCGGCCCAGTTCGGTCTGGGCACCCACCGCCGTCACGCTCATCCAGGCGCGGCCCGTCGCCGCGTTGGTCCCTGCAAACACCCCGTCGCCCCCTGATTTGTGGACTGCCACCGATTCGCCGGTCAGCACCGATTCGTCTGCCGTGAAGTCCCTGGGTTCATGCACGGTGCCGTCGGCGGGCAGGCGGCTGCCTTCCTCAATCAGCACGGCGTCACCCACCACGATTTGCTCCGTGGGAAGGCTGACCAGCAGGCCGCTGCGCCAGACTTGCGCTTTCGGCTGAGTCAGGTCACGCAGTGCTCCCAGCGCTTGATCACTCCGGAGCGACTGGTACACCGAGATGCCTGAAACGAGCAGCAGGGTCACCCCAAGCGTCACCGCTTCCTTAAGCTCGCCCAGCCCGAGGTAAACCGCGCTGGCCAGCAGCAACAGCACAAACATCGGTTCAGTCACGACCTCCCGCATGGTCGCCAGCAGGCCAGGCGAGCGCCCACTGCTGAAGACATTCGGCCCATGCGCGGCGCGTGACTGTCCAACCGCCTCATCAGTCAGGCCATGGACGAGGGCGGTCGTGGGGGCATCCGCAGACGCCGCCTTCTGATCCGGACGCTCTATCACGACCTGCTCCGCCTCACGCATCTGAGGCTCGCCTGGCTGTCCCAGCTTGCCGCACCACCCAGCCCCTCACTTGAGGGGCCCCCGAAGAATTCGCTGGCCTTAAGGTGGGATAGACTTGATTCACTGGGCAGGCGGAGAGCGGTGAAGGCGTGGAGTGGTCATGCGCAGACTTCCGGGGTGGGCAATGTTTGCCAAGCGTCTGCTCTATCCAGCATGGACGCGGCGGACTTCGGCGTCCGCACCACCAGCACCGGTACCTCGACCCGGCGCATGACCCCCTCGGTGATACTGCCGCGCTTGAAATGGGCCAGACCGCTGCGCCCATGCGACCCCATCACCACCAGGGCGACCCCCTGCCGCTGAGCCACATCGGCGATCGCCTGGGCCATCTCGGGAGCGCCGTCGTCCACATACAGCAGTTCGGCAGTGGGATACTTCAGCGCCGTATGGGCCACTTCAAGCCTTTGTAGGCCCTTGGCCTGCATGCGCCTGCGGTCTTCGGCGGGATCGTAACTGGAGGTCGGCTCCCCATACGTCACGGCGGGGCGCGGCGAGACATACAGTAGGGTGACCGAGCTGTTGTGGCGGCGGGCCAGGTCGGCGACGACCGGCAGGGTGAATGCAGTGAGCGGGCTGCCGTCGATGGGAACGAGAATGTGATCAAACATGATGAACTCCTTCTTGCTGTGGGTAGAGAACAGCTTCAGTCCCGCACTACGCTGGCCAGGACGCCGAACTGGGAATAGAGCTGCTCAGTGTGAAGGCGGGTCGGAAAGCGGACGTGAACGCCGCAGCATTCGTGCAATGGGGAAAGCACACCCCGCAGCTGTGAGCAGCACAGCGACGGTGCTCTACACGTCCGGGCTGAAGGTGCTGAGTCGTCGGTACTGTGAGCATGAGGTCTCTGTTGGGCGGTGCAGGTGAGCCGGAACGGTTGAGCAGAAGCCCACCCTGACGTCGTCTGCTGACGCGCAATATCGCAGCAGGATGCCAGACACTCAAGAGACCTGAGGAAATGGCGCGGTGAAGGTGAACTTGAGCCGAGCCGAATTCAGTAACCGGGCCAGGTCATCGTGGGCAAGCCGTAATGCGCGTAGTAGGCATTCCAGAACGCCGCGTCGTGCCAGTTGCTCAGAACCGGATCGTACAGGGGGGCCGCCTCAACAGTGTCCAATGTATGGCCCAGTTGCACTTTCAGCGGGTGCAGATTGGTGATGTCCTCCACGGGAGCCAGGAAGACCCGGTCGCCAAGCCCCAGGAAGCCCCCTGCGCTAATCTGCAAAAAGCGGACTCTATGGTCTTTACGATCGACGAACAGAGCGCTGACGTGCCCGATATCTTTGCCAGCCGAGTCTGTGACGGTGTGGTTACGCAGATCCTGGGTGGAGATGAAGGTGAGATCAGTGTCGCCGAGTTTGACTAGGGCGACGTGATCGATGGTGGTCTGGGGCGTCACTAGGGTCGGGGTCATGACGGATTCTCGTGGCCCGTGGCCGTTCCGTCGGCGGGCTGGATGTAAGCGCAGGGGAGCTGCTGGGCGGCCAGGTCGAAGGCCTCGCTGAGGATGCTCTGCTGGCTGATACTCACGAGCGGTTCACCGCCCTTGTACCAGGCGAAGCCGGTGAGGGCGACTGGCCTGCCTTCCAGGCCGTTTTGCTGGATGACGCGGACCAGGGTCAGTTGCGCTGGGCTGAGGTCGTTGATCCAGGCGGGAGCCGCATTCGTGAACGTCTGGGTTGTGTTCATGGTTACTCCTTGAGGATAATTTGGTCTGGACAGGCAGCGTGAACGGGCACAGGCACAAAGTCAGCGCCGGTTTAGTCGGGCCTGCCGCTACAGGTTGAGGAATCCCGTGGCCGTACTCAGCACCCAGAGCAGTCCACCTAAAAAGGACATCAACCTTCCTGTGGACGCGGTGGGAGGTGTACCTGGTTGAGCCACACCGTGTTATCGCGATCGTCACCGTTTCCGGCCTGCACGATCATGCCGCACTTGATGTGACCTACTGGATTCAGATAAGACCTCCGGAGTTCACTTGAGTGTCTTCAGTGAGACTTGCAGGATCTGCCCCTGCCCTTCGGTAGGTGCTGTGTGTGGGCGGCTGAACAGGGTATACGGTTACAGGGAAGTGAGGTCTCTCCTACTGACCGAGTCGTTCAGCGCTGCGCCGGTACCGCCCTGGCCCTTGACGCCGTGACACACCGGTAGTGTTGGCTTTGTAGCTGACCGAACCGCCTGGCGTGCCGGTCATACCATTGCCTCCTGAGGATCGTTCACCGCGTTCCAGGCATTGCGTCCAGGCGCTTGGATCAGCAGCACTGGCACGCTGACCTGCCGCATGACCGATTCAGCGACGCTGCCCATGAACAAATGGGCCAGTCCGCTGCGTCCATGCGTGCTCATGACTACCAACCTGGCCCCGCACCGATCGACCTCCTGCGCGATGACCCTTTCAGTCTTGAGATCCTGCTGTTCACGCCAGACGACCTCGGTGCCGGGGTAGTCCAGTATTCGCCGGGCCGCCTCGAGAATGCGTTTGCCCTCGGCCAGCAGCAGGTCCTGTTCTTCAGAGGAATGGGAA
Proteins encoded:
- a CDS encoding universal stress protein gives rise to the protein MFDHILVPIDGSPLTAFTLPVVADLARRHNSSVTLLYVSPRPAVTYGEPTSSYDPAEDRRRMQAKGLQRLEVAHTALKYPTAELLYVDDGAPEMAQAIADVAQRQGVALVVMGSHGRSGLAHFKRGSITEGVMRRVEVPVLVVRTPKSAASMLDRADAWQTLPTPEVCA
- a CDS encoding universal stress protein, translating into MFDHILVTTDGSPLSHLALPVAADLACKYRSKLTLLYVVPRFLPQVEGVAYPSHSSEEQDLLLAEGKRILEAARRILDYPGTEVVWREQQDLKTERVIAQEVDRCGARLVVMSTHGRSGLAHLFMGSVAESVMRQVSVPVLLIQAPGRNAWNAVNDPQEAMV
- a CDS encoding cation-translocating P-type ATPase, with amino-acid sequence MIERPDQKAASADAPTTALVHGLTDEAVGQSRAAHGPNVFSSGRSPGLLATMREVVTEPMFVLLLLASAVYLGLGELKEAVTLGVTLLLVSGISVYQSLRSDQALGALRDLTQPKAQVWRSGLLVSLPTEQIVVGDAVLIEEGSRLPADGTVHEPRDFTADESVLTGESVAVHKSGGDGVFAGTNAATGRAWMSVTAVGAQTELGRIGRSLESLQTEKTPLQRQINTFVLRMAYIGVVAFLLVWGINYARSGDWVTALLFGLTLAMSVLPEEIPVAFSSFMALGAARLSRMGVLTKQPQTVESLGSATVICADKTGTLTQQGMALRQVYAHQTGTTLPFPGPLSETALKVLTYARWASETEPFDAMEKAIVAAFTTADPASAAQAAPMIHEYPLAGTPPMMTHIREVGGQQIVAAKGAVEHVLAVCYQDAQAADQIRSVAHQLAAQGYRVLGVAQATPTSAEFPAQQDDFAWVFLGLVALENPPKANAGAVIRALVEAGIKVKMITGDSPETAQAIARQVGLPSADQVVTGQQVMALDQIALIPLASQMTIFARMFPEAKLRVVQALKAGGEVVAMTGDGVNDGPALKAADIGVAMGQRGSEVARQAASLVLVNDDLGSMVDAVAQGRRIYQNLQKAVAYIVSIHIPIILTVALPLLLGWRLENLLSPIHIIVLELVMGPTCSIAFENEPAEAGQMQRPPRRPTESFLAGRALGRSVLQGLGITAAVLGVYWAAMTQGEAVPLVRTLVFTTLILSNIFLVLVNRSFTLPVFKTLLVPNRVLWLLLGLTLAMLLTTLLFGPARQLFGFAPMPLAWLGWCALAALIGVGWIEILKAARSLWQRAPGFGGPDRKGSSDL
- a CDS encoding PRC-barrel domain-containing protein, whose amino-acid sequence is MTPTLVTPQTTIDHVALVKLGDTDLTFISTQDLRNHTVTDSAGKDIGHVSALFVDRKDHRVRFLQISAGGFLGLGDRVFLAPVEDITNLHPLKVQLGHTLDTVEAAPLYDPVLSNWHDAAFWNAYYAHYGLPTMTWPGY